From the genome of Aminivibrio pyruvatiphilus:
GTCGTTCCCGCCATTCTCTATTTCTGGAGCATCTGGTGCTGCCTGAGTCTGGAGGCGGCAAAGCTGGGACTGCAGGGGCTGCCGAAGGATGCCCTCCCCAGGGTGAAGGATGTCCTGGTCAAGAGCGGGTACAAGTCCATACCCCTTTTCGGCATCATCTATTTCCTCGTCCAGGGATACAACCCGCTGTACGCCGGATGCTGGGGAATAGTCCTTGCAACCCTTCTCAGCTTTGTAAAAAAGGAAGACAGGCTTGACATCAAGTCCTTCATCGCCACTCTCGAGGACGGTTCAAAGAGCGCCCTTTCCGTCGCCATTGCCTGCGTCATCGTCGGCGTGGTCATCGGGATGATGGGCGCCACCGGGATCGCCCTGAAAGTCGGGGACGTCATTCTCAGCTTCACGAAAGGGAATCTGCTGCTGACGCTGATTTCCACCATGATCCTCTCCATGATCCTCGGGATGGGGATGCCCACCACGGCAAGCTACGTCATGGCAAGTGCCGTGGCGGCCCCCGCCCTGATTCTTCTCGGGGCAAAACCCCTGGATGTCCACTTCTTCGTATTTTTCTACGCCGTTCTTTCCTCGGTCACTCCTCCCGTGTGCGTAGGCGCCTATACAGCGGCTGGAATCGCCGGGTCGGACCCCAACAAGACGGCCTTTACGTCCATAAAGCTGGCCCTTGCCGGTTTTATCGTTCCCTTCGTGTTCATCTATTCGCCCGAGATCATGCTGACCAACGTGGTGAGCTGGCCTGTGACCATCTTTGCCATAATCACCGCATTGATCGGCGTGTTCGGCCTTTCCATAGCGACGGAGGGCTACATCGCGGCGCCCGTTCCTTTCTGGGGACGCCTGCTGGCCTTTGCCGGGGCGGTTCTCCTCATCTTCCCCGGGGTTGTAACCGACGCGGCGGGTTTTTCTCTTCTCGGACTGGTGATTTTCTATAACCTGAAGTTCCAGAAAAGATCAACACCTGCCGGCGCGTGAACGGGAGGTTACGTCATGGTGCAGGAAAAGACCGGTGTTGCGGGGTCTCTTGAATCGTGTGACGCCCTTGTGATGGTGGTTCTTTCGCCTGAAAGGGAGGGCATCAGGATCGAGCTCGACAGCCCTTCCATGGCATCCTTCGGCGGGGAGATGAGAAAAGCGGTCAGGGAGACACTGGAGTCCGCCGGTATTGTTCACGGTTTCGTCAAGGTGCAGGACCGGGGCTCCCTGGACTGCACCCTCCGGGCGAGAACCGAGACGGCGGCGCGAAGAGCCCTGGCCGTGCCCGATAGAGAGAAGGTGGAGGAATGAAAGCGAAACGGCTTCGCCGGACGTCTCTCTACGTGCCGGGAACCAACCCCGGCATGCTTGCCAACGCGACGGTCTACGGGGCGGACAGCGTCATTCTGGACCTTGAGGACGGCGTTCCCGTTTCAGAGAAGGATGCGGCGAGGATACTCGTCAGGAATGCCCTCAGGGCTGTGCCTTACCGGGGCGCGGAGGTCACGGTGAGGGTCAACTCCCTTTCCACCCCCTTCGGCAGGGACGATTTTGCGGAGATCATCCCCCTCGCGCCGGAAGCCATCCGGCTGCCGAAGTGCGAATGTGCCGACGACGTCCGGGAGGCCGACGCCCTCATGACGGACCTTGAACTGAAAAACGGCATTGAACCGGGAACGGTGGGGATTATCGCCATAACCGAATCCGCCCGGGGAGGCCGGAACCTGTCCGAAATTGCCGCCGCAAGCCCCCGGGTGATCGCCCTGAATTACGGCGCGGAAGACTACACCGCTGACATCGGGGCCGTGCGGACAAAGGAAGGCCGGGAGCTCGACGATATCCGGGCCAAGGTCATCGTGGCGGCCAGGATTGCCGGGGTTCAGGCCCTCGACAGCGTCTTCGGCGACGTGAACGACATGGACGGTCTCTACGCGGAAGCGCTGCGGGTGCGCCTCCTGGGGTTCGACGGCAAGTCGGTTATTCACCCGAGGCAGATTTCCCTGGTGCACAGGGCGTTTACCCCCTCGGAACAGGAGACCGGTTTTGCCCGCAGGGTGATGGCCGCCTTCCGCGAGGCATCGTCCCGGGGGGCCGGGGTCATCGCCCTCGACGGCCGGATGATCGACGCCCCCGTGGTGGCCAGGGCTGAAAAGATCCTGGCCCTGGCGGAAGCGGCCGGATGCATTCCGGGAGAAAGGTGACCGCCATGAATATGGATGCAGACAGCCGGAAAACGTTCTTTTTCACCGGAGGGAGCAAGGATATTCCGTGCGTCCGGAAGAAAAGGGAGAAAGGAAAAATCGTCGCCTCCCTCGAGGAAGCCTTCCGATTGGCGGAAGTACGGGACGGCATGACCGTCTCCTTCCACCATCACCTCCGGGACGGCGACCTGGTGGTGAACATGGCCCTGGACGTGCTGGCGGACATGGGCATCAGGGACCTGGTCCTCGCCCCGTCGGCCCTTTTTCCCGTGCACGAGAGCCTGCTCCGCCACGTCCGGTCCGGGGTGATCCGGTCCATCGAGGGAAGCGTGAACGGTCCGGTGGGCAGGGCCGCCTCGGAAGGGCTCTTTCCCTCGCCGGTGATCCTCCGTTCCCACGGCGGCCGGGTCCGGGCCATGCAGGCAGATGAGCTTCACGTGGATGTGGCCGTTCTGGCCGCCCCTGCAGCGGATGCCATGGGAAACCTGAGCGGCATTTCAGGCCCCTCGGCCTGCGGCTCTCTCGGGTATGCCTTTACCGACGCACAATATGCCGACAGGGTGATTGCCGTCACCGACAACCTTGTTCCCTACCCGGCCGTTCCCTTCTCCATTCCCCAGACTCTCGTGGACTGGGTCGTTCCCGTGGAGAGCATCGGCGTGCCGGAAAAAATCGTCTCCGGAACCCTCAGGGTCACCCGGGACCCTCTCCGGCTCATCATCGCGGAACAGGTGGCGAAAGTGGTGGAGGAGAGCGGCCTGTTCACCAGCGGTTTCTCCATGCAAGCAGGGGCGGGGGGAATCTCCCTCGCAGCATCGGCGTTTATTCGTGAACGGATGAAAGCCGCAGGCATAAGGGGGAGTTTTATTTCCGGCGGCATCACGGGACAGAGCGTGGAAATGCTGGAAGAGGGGCTCTTCGAATCCCTGCTGGACGTCCAGTCTTTCGACCTCGAGGCCGTGGCCTCCCTCGCCTCGAACCGCGGGCATGCGGAAATGAGCGCGTCCTTCTACGCCAATACGGCCTCCAAGGGATGCGTGGTGGATATGCTCGACGTGGCGGTGCTCGGGGCAACCCAGGTGGACACGGACTTCAACGTCAATGTGAACACCGAATCGGACGGGGTGCTTCTCCACGGCATCGGCGGCCACATGGACACCGCGGCCGGCGCCGCCGTGACCGTCGTCGTCACGCCACTGTTCCGGGGAAGGATGCCCATGGTCGTGGACAGGGTCCTGACGGTGACCACCCCGGGAGAAACGGTGGACGTGGTGGTCACGGAACGGGGCGTGGCGGTCAATCCCCGAAGAAAAGACCTCCTGGAGAATCTGCGGGGGAAAGGCATTCCGCTGATGGAGATCGGCGACCTGAAGAAAATGGCCGAGGAATTCACCGGAATTCCGAAGACCCCTTCCTTCGGGGAAAAAATCATCGGAATAGTGGAGTACCGGGACGGCACCGTCATCGATACTATCCGGCAGCGGCTCTGAACCTACCCAGGACGCACGTGAAAAAGATGCCTTTCCGGCTGTCTGTCCGGGGAGGCATCTTTTTTCCCCGCCCTGTTGCAATGAAGGGACATTCAATTTAGACTATAATTCCATGGAAGTGTACAATTCCTGGCCGCCCCGGCGGTTTCCGGACATCAGGAGGTGGAATCATGTACGGTTATTGGGGAAAACTGCTTCGGGTAAACCTGACGAGCAGGGCCTGCAGGATCGACGATATTCCGGAGGAGACCTTCGACCTCCTGCTCGGAGGCTCGGCCCTCGGAGCGAAGATTCTTCTCGAAGAAACTCCGGCGAAGGTGGACCCCCTCTCCCCGGAGAACAAGCTCATCTTTGCCGTGGGCCCCTTCCAGGGAGTGAAGTTTCCCGGCAACGGAAAATGGAGCGTCATCACCAAGGGGCCCCTCACGGGAACCTTCCTCGAGTCGGCGGGTACAGGCCACTGGGCGCCCTATTTCAAGCAGTGCGGCTTCGATGCCGTGGTGTTCGAGGGGCGGGCGGACAGCCCGGTCTACGTGTTCATCAAGGACGGCGGCGCCGAGATCCGGGACGCTGCGTTCCTGTGGGGGAAGGATACCATCGAAACGGGGGAACTCATAAAGGAAGACCTGGGCGACAGGCGGATCAACGCCCTGAACATCGGTCCCGCCGGGGAGAGAATGCACCCCATCGCCTGCATTTCCTGTGACGGGCACAGCTTTGCCGGGCGCGGAGGGGCGGGGGCCGTCATGGGCTCGAAGAACCTGAAGGCCGTGGCGGCATGGGGAACGATGGAAGTCCCCGT
Proteins encoded in this window:
- a CDS encoding TRAP transporter permease, with amino-acid sequence MDTTVSENQEKKVSSGKKRSFSGNLKILVTVFTVALAVFQLYTAFFGVLPAMQQRSLHLAFVLPLIFLLYPMWKTSPKDRPSLFDWIFAAAAAACTVYVYLMYEDIASRAGMYTQYELYLGVAMIFLVFEAARRVLGYPLPIFCGLFILFAYYGRSMPGPFKHFGLSIPRIIEELYLTTDGLFGLVTGVSATYIYLFILFGAFLSSTGTSQFFNDLSMALTGHLKGGPAKIAVVSSALMGTISGSTSANVATTGAFTIPLMKKIGYQPHFAGAVEAAASTGGQIMPPVLGAAAFIIADSLGISYLKVLSAAVVPAILYFWSIWCCLSLEAAKLGLQGLPKDALPRVKDVLVKSGYKSIPLFGIIYFLVQGYNPLYAGCWGIVLATLLSFVKKEDRLDIKSFIATLEDGSKSALSVAIACVIVGVVIGMMGATGIALKVGDVILSFTKGNLLLTLISTMILSMILGMGMPTTASYVMASAVAAPALILLGAKPLDVHFFVFFYAVLSSVTPPVCVGAYTAAGIAGSDPNKTAFTSIKLALAGFIVPFVFIYSPEIMLTNVVSWPVTIFAIITALIGVFGLSIATEGYIAAPVPFWGRLLAFAGAVLLIFPGVVTDAAGFSLLGLVIFYNLKFQKRSTPAGA
- the citD gene encoding citrate lyase acyl carrier protein; its protein translation is MVQEKTGVAGSLESCDALVMVVLSPEREGIRIELDSPSMASFGGEMRKAVRETLESAGIVHGFVKVQDRGSLDCTLRARTETAARRALAVPDREKVEE
- a CDS encoding HpcH/HpaI aldolase/citrate lyase family protein; translation: MKAKRLRRTSLYVPGTNPGMLANATVYGADSVILDLEDGVPVSEKDAARILVRNALRAVPYRGAEVTVRVNSLSTPFGRDDFAEIIPLAPEAIRLPKCECADDVREADALMTDLELKNGIEPGTVGIIAITESARGGRNLSEIAAASPRVIALNYGAEDYTADIGAVRTKEGRELDDIRAKVIVAARIAGVQALDSVFGDVNDMDGLYAEALRVRLLGFDGKSVIHPRQISLVHRAFTPSEQETGFARRVMAAFREASSRGAGVIALDGRMIDAPVVARAEKILALAEAAGCIPGER
- the citF gene encoding citrate lyase subunit alpha yields the protein MNMDADSRKTFFFTGGSKDIPCVRKKREKGKIVASLEEAFRLAEVRDGMTVSFHHHLRDGDLVVNMALDVLADMGIRDLVLAPSALFPVHESLLRHVRSGVIRSIEGSVNGPVGRAASEGLFPSPVILRSHGGRVRAMQADELHVDVAVLAAPAADAMGNLSGISGPSACGSLGYAFTDAQYADRVIAVTDNLVPYPAVPFSIPQTLVDWVVPVESIGVPEKIVSGTLRVTRDPLRLIIAEQVAKVVEESGLFTSGFSMQAGAGGISLAASAFIRERMKAAGIRGSFISGGITGQSVEMLEEGLFESLLDVQSFDLEAVASLASNRGHAEMSASFYANTASKGCVVDMLDVAVLGATQVDTDFNVNVNTESDGVLLHGIGGHMDTAAGAAVTVVVTPLFRGRMPMVVDRVLTVTTPGETVDVVVTERGVAVNPRRKDLLENLRGKGIPLMEIGDLKKMAEEFTGIPKTPSFGEKIIGIVEYRDGTVIDTIRQRL